The proteins below come from a single Tenuifilum thalassicum genomic window:
- a CDS encoding NAD(P)/FAD-dependent oxidoreductase, with product MPNEINLILNPAEAANESAFLRVAAQKLGIHTTDIAHYVITRKSIDARRGRVKVNIGLKIFLAGEEIADEKPVFQYKDVRKAKPVIIVGAGPAGLFAALRLIELGIKPIILERGKSVSERKRDIALLNREHKLDANSNYAFGEGGAGTFSDGKLYTRSKKRGNYKRILQALIDHGADPAIIYEAHPHIGTNRLPGIITRIRETILEHGGEVLFNSKVSNIILESGKAKGVVLDDGLKLFGEAVILATGHSARDIYHMLYEQDIALEAKPFAMGVRVEHPQALIDSIQYHGIPRSSYLPAASYSLVQQVSGRGVYSFCMCPGGFIVPAATGTDEVVVNGMSPSNRNSRWANSGIVVEIRLEDLTDFAKYDVFAGLEFQSHLERLAKKHGGYGVQAPAQRLTDFVEGRFSANLPACSYHPGLNSSDMSAWLPEGIGARLQQGFKAFGKKIKGFLTNEAVILGVESRTSSPIRIPRNAKTLQHIQITGLFPSGEGAGYAGGIVSSALDGSLAAEAVHSFLRL from the coding sequence ATGCCAAACGAGATTAATTTAATCCTAAACCCTGCTGAGGCTGCAAATGAGTCTGCTTTCCTACGAGTTGCAGCCCAAAAATTGGGTATCCATACAACTGATATTGCTCATTACGTCATTACCCGAAAATCTATCGATGCCCGAAGGGGGCGAGTCAAAGTAAACATTGGATTAAAAATATTTTTAGCAGGCGAGGAAATAGCAGATGAGAAGCCTGTTTTCCAATACAAAGATGTTAGAAAAGCAAAACCTGTCATAATTGTTGGTGCCGGACCTGCTGGGCTATTTGCTGCATTAAGATTGATAGAGCTGGGAATTAAACCAATTATCTTAGAGCGCGGAAAATCGGTTAGCGAACGAAAGCGCGATATCGCCTTATTAAATAGAGAGCATAAGTTAGATGCTAATTCCAACTATGCATTTGGTGAGGGTGGGGCAGGTACCTTTTCCGATGGAAAGCTTTATACTCGTTCAAAGAAAAGGGGTAACTACAAGCGAATCCTTCAGGCATTAATTGATCACGGTGCCGACCCAGCAATAATTTACGAAGCTCATCCACATATTGGCACAAACAGGTTACCCGGAATAATAACTAGAATTAGGGAAACTATTCTGGAACACGGAGGAGAAGTCCTTTTCAATAGTAAAGTGTCAAATATCATTCTTGAGTCTGGCAAAGCAAAAGGGGTTGTTTTAGATGATGGGCTAAAACTTTTTGGCGAAGCTGTTATTCTTGCAACTGGTCATTCTGCCCGCGATATCTACCATATGCTATATGAGCAAGACATTGCTCTTGAAGCTAAGCCATTTGCCATGGGGGTTAGGGTAGAGCACCCTCAGGCTTTAATTGATTCCATTCAGTACCATGGTATTCCTAGGAGCAGCTATCTGCCTGCCGCTTCGTACTCTTTAGTTCAGCAAGTTAGTGGTAGGGGAGTGTACTCTTTCTGCATGTGTCCAGGAGGTTTTATTGTGCCAGCAGCAACAGGTACCGATGAGGTGGTTGTTAATGGAATGTCGCCATCAAACCGGAATTCTAGGTGGGCCAACTCTGGCATTGTTGTTGAAATACGATTAGAAGACCTAACCGATTTCGCAAAATATGATGTATTTGCTGGGTTGGAATTTCAGTCTCATTTAGAACGTCTTGCTAAAAAACATGGAGGGTATGGGGTTCAAGCGCCCGCTCAGCGATTGACCGATTTTGTTGAAGGTCGTTTTTCTGCTAACCTTCCTGCATGTTCATATCATCCTGGCCTAAACTCATCTGACATGAGTGCATGGTTACCTGAAGGTATTGGGGCAAGGCTTCAGCAGGGTTTCAAAGCTTTTGGAAAAAAGATAAAAGGCTTTTTAACTAATGAGGCTGTCATTCTTGGTGTAGAATCCAGAACTTCGTCACCTATAAGGATTCCACGTAATGCTAAAACACTTCAACATATTCAAATAACGGGACTTTTCCCTTCGGGCGAAGGGGCTGGTTATGCTGGTGGAATAGTTTCTTCTGCACTTGATGGCTCTTTAGCTGCAGAAGCTGTTCATAGTTTTCTTAGGTTATAA
- a CDS encoding M15 family metallopeptidase, giving the protein MKADTLIILVTILLPLSLISERITNLIKLFFPQGFLGLGNIRYKEENPILEKKRERRIFAISLISGEIVAFALKADLFTILTKGTFGWNVEGSGYAWIIGCLFSGFFLSWGSKFWHDLLEIILEMKNVRRVNVKAKAIEIKKKEAELDDNAIEQSTFLTVKDKPAVAEDKISVERIKKLHPKVRDEVLSIYHELVRQKVPIRITDTLRTFEEQEELYSRGRTKPGKIVTKAKPGRSYHNYGLALDFCLLMNDGKKASWSRTADLNANQKADWEEIVALFKHYGWEWGGDWASFKDYPHLQKTFGFSTSQLLKKVNDGEVDENGYVKI; this is encoded by the coding sequence ATGAAAGCCGATACATTAATTATTTTAGTTACAATTCTACTTCCTCTTAGTTTAATTTCAGAACGAATTACTAATCTTATTAAGCTATTCTTTCCTCAAGGATTTTTAGGATTAGGCAATATTCGCTACAAAGAGGAGAACCCGATACTTGAAAAAAAACGGGAGCGAAGAATTTTTGCTATAAGCTTAATTTCTGGCGAAATTGTTGCCTTTGCTTTAAAAGCCGATCTTTTTACCATTCTAACTAAAGGAACATTTGGTTGGAATGTAGAAGGCTCTGGTTATGCCTGGATTATAGGGTGCTTATTCTCTGGCTTCTTTTTAAGTTGGGGGAGTAAGTTTTGGCACGATTTGTTGGAAATTATACTTGAAATGAAAAACGTTCGTAGGGTGAATGTTAAAGCAAAGGCTATTGAAATTAAAAAGAAAGAGGCTGAACTCGACGATAATGCAATAGAGCAAAGCACTTTCCTAACTGTTAAGGACAAACCTGCCGTTGCTGAGGATAAAATTTCTGTTGAAAGAATTAAAAAACTTCACCCCAAAGTTCGCGATGAGGTTCTTTCAATCTATCATGAGCTAGTTCGCCAAAAAGTGCCAATACGAATTACTGATACTCTCAGAACTTTTGAGGAGCAAGAAGAGCTGTATTCAAGGGGAAGAACAAAACCAGGTAAGATTGTTACAAAAGCAAAACCCGGACGTTCGTATCATAACTATGGTTTAGCTCTCGATTTTTGTCTATTGATGAACGATGGCAAAAAGGCAAGTTGGAGCAGAACAGCTGACCTGAATGCCAACCAAAAGGCCGATTGGGAGGAGATAGTCGCTCTATTTAAACATTATGGTTGGGAATGGGGAGGCGATTGGGCATCTTTTAAAGACTACCCTCATCTGCAAAAAACATTTGGTTTTTCTACCTCTCAGCTACTTAAAAAGGTTAATGATGGTGAGGTTGATGAAAATGGTTACGTAAAGATATAA
- a CDS encoding TrmH family RNA methyltransferase, with the protein MLTKNAIKHIKSLSQKKFRRELGLFVAEGVKLVDELIAGKFRIKEVYRTEAYPIPNVDCRINTVSMSEMKRISNLVTPTDVLAIVAYPTYSLVPKITTELVLALDTVQDPGNLGTIIRLADWFGIDTIVCSEGCADAFSPKTIQATMGAIAHVKIHYTNLEQWLKQQVDVPIYGACMAGENIYSLKKSNQGIIVMGNEGNGISPKVEKLLTHKVTIPSFAKNRTHVESLNVAMATAIFLSEFQGH; encoded by the coding sequence ATGTTAACCAAGAATGCAATAAAACATATCAAATCGCTAAGTCAAAAGAAATTCAGGAGAGAACTGGGTTTATTTGTGGCAGAGGGGGTAAAACTTGTTGATGAGCTTATTGCAGGCAAGTTTAGAATTAAGGAAGTATACCGCACAGAGGCTTACCCTATTCCAAATGTTGATTGCAGAATCAACACTGTAAGCATGTCGGAAATGAAGCGAATTAGCAATTTAGTTACTCCTACGGATGTATTAGCAATAGTTGCTTATCCAACTTACTCATTAGTTCCAAAGATTACTACCGAACTCGTTTTAGCTCTTGATACAGTGCAGGATCCTGGTAACTTAGGAACCATTATCCGACTAGCTGATTGGTTTGGGATAGATACTATAGTATGCTCAGAAGGTTGTGCTGATGCATTTTCGCCTAAAACAATCCAAGCAACTATGGGAGCAATTGCTCATGTTAAGATTCATTACACAAACCTAGAGCAATGGCTTAAGCAACAAGTTGACGTTCCGATTTATGGAGCTTGCATGGCTGGTGAAAACATCTATAGTTTAAAAAAGAGCAACCAAGGAATTATAGTAATGGGTAATGAGGGTAATGGGATTAGTCCAAAAGTTGAGAAATTATTAACTCATAAGGTAACCATTCCTTCTTTTGCTAAAAATCGAACTCATGTTGAATCGTTAAATGTGGCAATGGCTACCGCAATATTCCTCTCAGAATTTCAAGGTCACTAA
- the tamL gene encoding translocation and assembly module lipoprotein TamL — protein sequence MQFLLRVLAEHRLYRILFTFLVFVFVTSCSVTKHVPDGMYLLNKVEVKSKSKEVKSDEILSYVKQKPNKRILGFRFHLRLYSLSNPQKSGWLSRGLRQIGEDPVLFDSLVVKESSRNIKLFLQSKGYYNSVVKDSIRYHGKKVDVFYTVEPRSPYYIRKIGYYIEDTIIRSLVLRDSVNRIFNRNDLFDIDLLQNERERIEILLKEKGFYSFDKNYITFTADTNLQGNYVDLNLIIKNPAKPNPKGKPVPLKFKRYKIRRVYIYPNYDPFKFDTFIENSQLDTISNNNCYFVYHDKLGIKLSVIQSFNLIRPDSIFSLSRVNRTRQNLSQIRLFKFVNIEFREVDVFNKKDSSKVIFLDDSIEVEEDFGYLDCYIQLVPHTLQSYQVELVGTNTTGSLGAEGTLNYQHKNLLNGAELFDVKLRGLVETVQQNLNLHNTLEIGGSMSLKTPKFIGPYSSKVRVDKYAPNTQFTASYSFQRRPEYTRMITGLQYGYIWKSSQFSTHTLNPVELNAITIKEISSDFQEQIDSTFLKYSYISQIVTVSSYSWVYSNQNPKKLSNYNYLRFNFELSGNILSAISKLTGRSKNSNGSYEFFNTEFSQFARTEVNYTFHQIVDENNSFAYRFYIGLGYPYGNSRALPFEKRFFSGGANGIRAWQARSLGPGSYYQDLERFPNRTADIKLEANFEYRYRLVWKLEGALFVDVGNIWSWPGLDEREGATFKWDKFYEQIAIGSGLGIRMNLGFFIIRTDFGYKIFDPAINPNEPYNPWVGFNQPLKINKFVFNFGIGYPF from the coding sequence ATGCAGTTTCTTTTAAGGGTGTTAGCAGAACATAGGTTATACCGAATACTTTTTACTTTTTTAGTATTCGTATTTGTAACCTCCTGTTCGGTTACAAAGCATGTCCCCGATGGGATGTACTTATTAAATAAGGTTGAGGTTAAGTCAAAGTCTAAAGAAGTTAAATCCGACGAAATTCTATCATATGTAAAACAGAAACCAAACAAACGAATTCTTGGTTTTCGATTTCATCTTAGGTTATACAGTTTGTCAAATCCCCAAAAATCGGGTTGGTTGAGTAGGGGACTCCGCCAAATTGGTGAGGATCCAGTTCTTTTCGATAGCCTTGTGGTTAAAGAGAGTAGTAGGAATATAAAGCTCTTTCTGCAAAGTAAGGGGTACTACAATTCGGTAGTTAAGGATTCTATTAGGTATCATGGTAAAAAAGTTGATGTGTTTTACACTGTAGAACCACGTAGCCCATATTATATCCGAAAAATTGGTTATTACATTGAGGACACAATTATACGTAGCTTGGTATTGCGCGACTCTGTGAATAGAATTTTTAATCGGAACGATCTTTTTGATATTGACTTGCTCCAGAATGAGCGTGAAAGAATTGAAATCCTTCTTAAGGAGAAAGGTTTCTATTCGTTTGATAAGAATTATATCACCTTTACTGCCGATACTAATCTTCAGGGCAATTACGTCGATTTGAATTTAATTATAAAAAATCCAGCTAAACCTAATCCAAAAGGGAAGCCTGTCCCGTTAAAGTTTAAACGGTATAAAATTCGAAGAGTATATATTTATCCTAATTACGACCCATTTAAGTTTGACACATTTATTGAAAATTCTCAACTCGATACTATCAGTAATAATAATTGTTATTTTGTATATCATGATAAACTAGGTATTAAACTTAGTGTTATCCAGTCATTCAATTTGATACGGCCCGATAGCATATTTTCTCTTAGTAGGGTGAATCGAACCCGTCAGAATTTAAGCCAAATAAGACTTTTTAAATTTGTAAACATCGAATTCAGAGAAGTTGATGTATTTAACAAAAAAGATTCTTCAAAAGTCATCTTTTTAGATGATAGCATTGAGGTAGAAGAAGATTTTGGATATTTAGATTGTTACATACAGCTTGTACCTCATACGCTGCAAAGTTACCAGGTTGAGCTGGTTGGAACTAATACAACGGGATCTTTAGGAGCCGAAGGAACCTTAAATTATCAGCACAAAAACCTTTTAAATGGGGCAGAACTTTTTGATGTCAAGCTACGTGGATTAGTTGAAACCGTTCAGCAGAATCTTAATTTGCATAATACTCTTGAGATTGGGGGTTCAATGAGTTTAAAAACACCCAAATTTATTGGTCCATATTCTTCGAAAGTTAGAGTTGATAAATATGCCCCCAACACCCAATTTACTGCCTCTTATAGTTTTCAACGTCGACCCGAATATACGCGAATGATAACAGGGCTGCAATATGGTTATATCTGGAAAAGTTCGCAGTTCTCTACACATACTCTTAACCCTGTTGAGCTAAATGCAATTACCATTAAGGAAATCAGCTCTGATTTTCAGGAACAAATCGATTCTACTTTTCTTAAGTATAGCTATATCAGCCAAATTGTTACCGTATCGAGTTATAGTTGGGTATATAGTAACCAGAATCCAAAGAAATTAAGTAACTATAACTATTTACGTTTTAACTTTGAGCTATCGGGTAATATTCTTTCCGCCATTTCAAAACTTACGGGGCGCAGTAAAAATTCTAATGGTTCTTACGAGTTTTTCAATACCGAATTTTCTCAGTTTGCTAGGACCGAAGTAAACTATACATTTCATCAGATTGTTGATGAGAATAATTCATTTGCATATAGATTTTATATTGGGCTTGGGTATCCTTACGGAAATTCGCGAGCCCTTCCTTTTGAAAAAAGATTCTTTAGCGGGGGTGCAAATGGGATTAGGGCTTGGCAGGCTCGCTCTCTAGGTCCAGGCTCATACTATCAAGATCTTGAGCGTTTCCCTAATAGAACAGCAGATATTAAACTTGAGGCCAATTTTGAATACCGCTATCGATTGGTATGGAAGCTAGAAGGTGCCCTTTTTGTTGATGTTGGAAATATCTGGTCGTGGCCTGGCCTCGACGAGCGCGAAGGGGCTACATTTAAATGGGACAAGTTTTATGAGCAAATTGCCATTGGTAGTGGGTTAGGAATAAGAATGAACTTAGGTTTTTTTATTATTCGTACCGATTTTGGATATAAAATTTTTGACCCTGCAATTAATCCAAATGAGCCATACAACCCTTGGGTTGGGTTTAATCAACCGCTGAAAATTAACAAGTTCGTTTTTAACTTCGGTATAGGATACCCCTTCTAG
- a CDS encoding class I fructose-bisphosphate aldolase: MNYDKIVELLGDRASHLLDHKCTTVPKETLHLPGPDFIERVVYNSNRSPQVMRSLHALFNHGRLAGTGYLSILPVDQGIEHSAGASFAPNPIYFDPENIVKLAIEGGANAVASTFGVLASVARKYAHRIPFIVKINHNELLTYPNKYDQIMFGSVEEAWNLGAVAVGATIYFGSPESNRQIIEVAQAFERAHELGMATVLWCYLRNSAFKKDGVDYHVAADLTSQANHLGVTIQADIIKQKAPVNNGGFKAINFGKTHDKVYSQLTTEHPIDLTRYQVVGCYNGRAGLINSGGASSGASDLAEAVFTAVVNKRAGGMGLISGRKAFQRPMKEGIELLNAIQDVYLENKIDIA, from the coding sequence ATGAATTACGATAAAATAGTTGAGCTATTGGGAGATAGGGCCTCGCATTTGCTTGATCACAAGTGCACCACTGTTCCAAAAGAGACGTTACACTTGCCAGGCCCCGATTTTATTGAACGAGTGGTTTATAATAGTAACCGTTCACCTCAGGTAATGCGAAGCTTACATGCTCTGTTTAATCATGGACGGTTGGCAGGAACTGGTTACCTATCAATTTTGCCTGTAGATCAAGGTATTGAGCATAGTGCTGGTGCGTCGTTTGCGCCTAATCCCATTTATTTCGATCCGGAGAACATCGTAAAATTGGCCATTGAAGGTGGAGCTAACGCAGTGGCATCTACTTTTGGAGTTTTAGCCTCTGTAGCTCGAAAGTATGCCCATCGTATTCCCTTCATTGTGAAGATCAATCATAACGAATTGCTTACCTATCCTAATAAGTACGATCAAATTATGTTTGGGTCGGTTGAGGAGGCTTGGAATCTGGGTGCAGTTGCGGTTGGTGCTACAATATACTTTGGTTCACCAGAAAGTAACAGGCAAATAATTGAAGTTGCCCAAGCTTTTGAGCGTGCTCATGAATTGGGTATGGCTACTGTACTCTGGTGTTACCTGCGCAATAGCGCATTCAAAAAAGATGGTGTAGATTATCATGTTGCTGCCGACCTTACTAGTCAGGCAAATCATTTGGGGGTTACAATCCAGGCTGATATTATTAAACAAAAGGCACCAGTAAATAACGGGGGCTTTAAAGCTATTAATTTTGGAAAAACTCACGATAAGGTTTACTCTCAGCTAACTACTGAGCATCCAATTGATCTTACCCGTTACCAGGTGGTTGGTTGCTATAATGGTCGTGCTGGGCTCATTAACTCAGGTGGAGCCTCTTCTGGAGCAAGCGACCTAGCTGAAGCCGTTTTTACAGCTGTGGTAAATAAGCGCGCTGGCGGCATGGGGCTAATCAGCGGTAGGAAGGCATTCCAACGGCCAATGAAGGAAGGAATAGAACTTTTAAATGCTATACAAGATGTTTACCTCGAAAATAAAATTGACATAGCTTAA
- a CDS encoding sodium-dependent transporter yields the protein MSVPTNRDSFGSKFGIIAAAAGSAVGLGNIWKFPYITGQNGGGAFLLIYLFFVLLLGVPVMISEFTIGRRGGRNVFGSFKALAPGSPWYFVGIMGVVAAFVILSFYSAVAGWTLEYIIKAVTVGFSNQSTSELGDAFTNFLANPIRPIVWQLVFMVLTAFIVAGGIKNGIEKYNKFLMPILVLFLIILCIRSVTLPNASKGLAFLFKPDFSKVSIKTILFAMGQAFFSLSLGMGALITYASYFRKSDDLGRTAVNVSLADTFIAILAGTVIFPAVFSFNIEPTAGPSLVFITLPEIFSHIPLGNIFGIIFFVLLAVAALTSTVSVLEVVVAYFAEELKISRKKATVLASVSIFILGIFASLSFGPLDRFTILGKSIFDALDFLASNILLPGGGLLIVIFVGWYLKKSDLYDEISNSGSLKARYFPVYRFIVRFIAPLAIAAIFIYSVFFGSLG from the coding sequence ATGTCTGTTCCAACTAATCGTGATAGCTTCGGAAGCAAGTTTGGTATTATTGCTGCTGCTGCTGGTTCTGCAGTGGGGTTAGGGAATATTTGGAAGTTTCCATATATTACAGGTCAGAACGGTGGAGGAGCATTTCTACTCATTTACCTATTTTTTGTTCTATTGCTTGGTGTTCCCGTTATGATTTCTGAGTTTACCATTGGTCGTAGAGGTGGACGCAATGTATTCGGCTCTTTTAAAGCATTAGCACCAGGCTCTCCATGGTATTTTGTTGGAATTATGGGGGTTGTTGCTGCATTTGTTATTTTATCGTTTTATAGCGCTGTGGCAGGATGGACCTTAGAATATATCATAAAAGCTGTTACGGTTGGGTTTAGCAATCAAAGCACCAGCGAACTTGGAGATGCTTTCACGAACTTTTTGGCAAATCCAATTAGGCCAATAGTATGGCAGCTCGTTTTTATGGTTCTTACGGCCTTTATTGTTGCTGGTGGAATAAAGAATGGGATTGAAAAGTATAATAAGTTTTTGATGCCTATTCTGGTACTTTTCTTAATTATTCTTTGTATTCGTTCGGTTACACTTCCAAATGCAAGTAAAGGACTGGCTTTCCTCTTTAAGCCCGATTTTTCAAAGGTTTCCATTAAAACCATTCTCTTTGCTATGGGCCAAGCCTTTTTCTCATTAAGCTTGGGAATGGGCGCGCTTATTACCTATGCTTCTTACTTTCGTAAATCCGACGATTTGGGAAGAACTGCTGTAAACGTATCTCTTGCCGATACTTTTATTGCCATACTTGCAGGAACAGTTATTTTTCCAGCTGTTTTCTCTTTCAACATTGAACCAACGGCAGGCCCTAGCCTTGTGTTTATTACTCTTCCTGAAATATTTAGTCACATTCCACTAGGTAATATTTTTGGTATAATATTCTTCGTTTTACTCGCTGTTGCTGCACTTACCTCTACTGTTTCGGTTTTAGAAGTGGTGGTAGCATATTTTGCCGAAGAACTTAAGATTTCACGTAAGAAAGCTACGGTTTTGGCATCTGTGTCTATCTTCATCCTTGGTATATTTGCCTCATTATCATTTGGTCCCTTAGATAGGTTTACTATTTTGGGAAAGTCGATTTTTGATGCTTTAGATTTTCTAGCTTCAAATATTCTACTACCAGGAGGTGGGTTGCTAATCGTAATATTTGTTGGGTGGTACCTTAAAAAATCTGATTTATACGATGAAATATCTAATTCTGGTAGCTTAAAAGCACGCTACTTCCCTGTTTATCGATTCATTGTTAGATTTATTGCTCCATTAGCAATAGCTGCAATCTTCATTTATTCTGTATTCTTTGGATCGTTAGGGTAA
- a CDS encoding alanine/glycine:cation symporter family protein, producing the protein MDEVVNSLFEPLVKLLSGFLFWDPFKAFGVDIGFRFPLVVMWLMIWGVYFTFRMGFINIRGFKLSLLITSGKLDRNSNKGEVSHFQALSTALSATVGLGNIAGVAIAISLGGPGATFWMIMAGLLGMSLKFTECTLGQKYRVIDSNGRVSGGPMYYLSQGLAKRNMKIFGKILAVIFSVLVIGASFGGGNMFQSNQAFSQMSYIIPWLNGKGFYFGIVLAILVGLVVLGGIKSIARVASRIVPFMVVLYISTSLIIIFMNLDRVGEVFRMIVEQAFGLKPIAGGFFGAFIIGFQRGAFSNEAGIGSASIAHSAARTDEPVSEGIVALLEPFIDTVVVCTMTALVINFSGLANQQTNLQGAQLTSAAFATVLPWFPYLLAVAILLFAFSTMISWSYYGLKGFNYLFEKPLSKLFPIPNLSTKVFYVFFLLFIVIGSASNLWAVMDFSDMMILGMAFPNILGMIFLASEVRADLDNFWNRWKRNNNPDNA; encoded by the coding sequence ATGGATGAGGTAGTAAATTCCTTATTTGAGCCACTGGTAAAGCTGCTTTCTGGGTTTCTCTTTTGGGATCCATTTAAAGCATTTGGCGTTGATATAGGATTCCGATTCCCTTTAGTTGTAATGTGGTTAATGATTTGGGGAGTTTACTTTACCTTTAGGATGGGGTTTATAAACATTCGTGGGTTTAAACTATCACTATTAATCACAAGTGGCAAACTCGATCGTAATAGCAACAAAGGTGAAGTGTCTCATTTTCAGGCATTATCAACTGCGCTTTCGGCAACCGTAGGATTGGGAAATATTGCCGGTGTTGCTATTGCAATAAGTTTAGGAGGTCCTGGTGCCACATTTTGGATGATAATGGCTGGGTTGCTTGGCATGTCTTTAAAGTTCACAGAATGTACCTTAGGTCAGAAATATAGGGTAATAGATTCCAATGGTAGAGTTTCAGGTGGTCCGATGTATTACCTAAGCCAAGGGTTAGCAAAAAGGAACATGAAAATTTTTGGAAAAATACTTGCAGTTATTTTCTCTGTTCTGGTTATAGGTGCTTCTTTTGGTGGAGGCAATATGTTTCAATCTAATCAGGCTTTTTCTCAAATGTCATATATTATTCCTTGGCTTAATGGAAAAGGATTCTATTTTGGTATCGTTCTCGCAATCTTAGTAGGATTAGTTGTGCTTGGTGGTATTAAAAGTATAGCTAGGGTTGCCTCGCGGATTGTCCCATTTATGGTTGTTCTCTATATCTCTACCTCATTAATTATCATTTTTATGAATTTAGATAGGGTAGGTGAGGTTTTTAGAATGATAGTTGAACAAGCATTTGGTTTGAAACCAATTGCAGGAGGTTTCTTTGGTGCTTTTATTATTGGTTTTCAGCGTGGCGCCTTCTCCAATGAAGCTGGAATTGGTTCAGCTTCAATTGCTCATTCAGCTGCACGCACCGATGAGCCTGTTAGCGAAGGTATTGTCGCTCTTCTTGAACCTTTTATTGATACCGTTGTGGTTTGTACGATGACGGCTTTGGTAATTAACTTTTCGGGTCTTGCTAATCAGCAAACAAACTTGCAAGGTGCCCAGCTAACCTCAGCTGCATTTGCAACCGTATTGCCTTGGTTCCCATATCTTCTTGCCGTTGCAATATTGTTATTTGCCTTTTCAACTATGATTAGCTGGTCGTATTATGGGCTGAAAGGGTTCAATTACCTTTTTGAAAAACCATTATCAAAACTTTTTCCTATTCCTAATCTTTCAACTAAGGTGTTTTATGTATTTTTCCTTTTATTTATTGTGATAGGTAGTGCATCGAACCTCTGGGCAGTAATGGACTTTTCTGATATGATGATATTGGGTATGGCATTCCCTAATATATTAGGAATGATATTTTTAGCATCGGAGGTTAGGGCTGACTTAGATAATTTCTGGAACCGATGGAAAAGAAATAATAACCCTGACAATGCTTAG
- a CDS encoding ComEA family DNA-binding protein, with protein MLRLLNFLKRLLDFTKSEQRGVLTLVIMLSVITYASSVLVKKRYSKPDPLLVEKADSFFASLKYMPKNKGKVDYESKNKATKRKLRKFKSFEFDPNTISLDSLVELGLSPRQAEVVVKYRLNGGQFKTPNDFSKLYVIDSATCARLIPLIKIKEKFGSSIPKEKPSTNTLKIELNVADTLSLVKLKGIGSSFAKRIVKYRNLLGGFYSVNQLLEVYGFTPKNLEQVRSNIYVDSTLVRKISINHATYEQLKAHPYITRYEAKSIVYYRTKKGAIRSLSELWVNKIVPKEKLEKLKHYLEL; from the coding sequence ATGCTTAGGTTATTAAACTTTTTAAAAAGATTATTAGATTTTACAAAAAGTGAACAAAGGGGAGTTTTGACCCTTGTTATAATGCTGTCGGTTATAACTTATGCCTCAAGCGTTTTAGTTAAGAAAAGATACTCTAAACCAGACCCCTTGCTAGTTGAAAAAGCCGATAGTTTTTTTGCATCGTTGAAGTATATGCCAAAAAATAAAGGAAAAGTTGATTATGAATCGAAAAACAAGGCAACTAAACGTAAACTAAGAAAATTTAAATCTTTTGAATTTGATCCGAATACAATTTCGCTCGATAGCTTAGTAGAACTAGGGTTGTCACCTCGTCAGGCAGAAGTAGTTGTTAAATATAGATTGAATGGTGGCCAATTTAAAACACCAAACGATTTTAGCAAGTTATACGTAATTGATTCTGCAACATGCGCTAGGCTTATTCCATTAATCAAGATTAAAGAAAAATTTGGCTCATCAATTCCCAAGGAAAAACCTTCAACCAACACATTGAAAATTGAGTTAAACGTGGCCGACACTTTGTCTCTAGTCAAACTTAAAGGCATAGGTAGCAGCTTTGCTAAACGGATTGTTAAGTACCGAAATCTTTTAGGGGGATTCTACAGTGTAAATCAGCTCCTTGAGGTTTATGGATTTACCCCCAAAAACTTAGAGCAGGTAAGGAGTAATATTTACGTTGACTCTACTCTAGTGAGAAAAATAAGCATCAATCATGCAACGTATGAGCAGCTGAAAGCTCATCCGTATATTACAAGATACGAAGCAAAATCGATTGTTTATTATCGCACTAAGAAAGGTGCCATTAGATCACTAAGTGAACTCTGGGTAAATAAAATAGTGCCTAAAGAAAAATTAGAGAAGCTAAAACATTACCTAGAGTTGTAA
- the rpsU gene encoding 30S ribosomal protein S21, protein MIIVPVKEGENIERALKKFKRKFEKTGIMRELRARQAYVKPSVARREQIKKAIYIQKLQQQED, encoded by the coding sequence ATGATTATAGTACCAGTTAAAGAAGGCGAAAATATTGAAAGAGCTCTCAAGAAATTCAAACGCAAATTTGAGAAAACCGGTATTATGAGGGAATTACGTGCCCGTCAAGCATACGTAAAACCTTCGGTTGCTCGTAGGGAGCAAATCAAAAAAGCCATTTACATTCAGAAGTTACAGCAGCAAGAAGACTAG